In Deltaproteobacteria bacterium, the genomic window ACCATCGTCCGGGACGATCTGGCCCACGGCAAGCACCCCGGCGGCGTGGTGACGCGCTTTCCACCCGAGCCCAACGGCTTCCTCCACATCGGCCACGCCAAGTCCATCTGCCTGAACTTCGGCGTCGCGCAGGAGTTCGGCGGGCGCTGCAACCTGCGTTTCGACGACACCGACCCGGCCAAGGAAGACACGCTCTTCGTCGAGGCCATCAAGGACAACATACGCTGGCTGGGATTCGATTGGGGCGAGGGCCTGTACAACGCCTCCGACTACTTCGAGGAGCTGTACCGCTTCGCCGTGCAGCTCATCGCGCGCGGCGGCGCCTACGTGTGCAGCCTGAGCGAAGCCGCGATCCGCGAGACCCGGGGCACGGTAACGGAGCCGGGCCGGGAGAGTCCCTACCGCGGCCGCTCGGGGGATGAAAACCT contains:
- a CDS encoding glutamate--tRNA ligase family protein, which encodes MNKKTQNDSADRREPPLDFIRTIVRDDLAHGKHPGGVVTRFPPEPNGFLHIGHAKSICLNFGVAQEFGGRCNLRFDDTDPAKEDTLFVEAIKDNIRWLGFDWGEGLYNASDYFEELYRFAVQLIARGGAYVCSLSEAAIRETRGTVTEPGRESPYRGRSGDENLDLFTRMRNGEFPDGTHVLRARIDMASPNMKMRDPVIYRIRHVTHHHTGDAWPIYPMYDFAH